A single region of the Rhizobium grahamii genome encodes:
- a CDS encoding sensor histidine kinase: protein MSRSIIPGQERFLEVLQAIMDGAPVFEDKVEIRADNGEEKLVLLSISFPEDPAAFNRVVVSMVDVTQREMELKALAEAQAELTKASKAATVGAMSASLAHELNQPLGAIVVNSQTLLRWLDRDPPDLAAVRRSAERMIRDSQRASEIIQNTRNLLSPSNNKLEDVSVEGLIDETMALMEHELQRSGTTLLMETSSRLPSVSAVKIELQQVLINLITNAIQAMDEAASPERTITIAAERPDVEHVCVAVRDTGPGITDDAKEKLFAPFFTTKETGMGMGLSICRTTLEARGGTLDGNNHPEGGAVFEMRLLIKPEVEYA from the coding sequence TTGAGCCGCTCGATCATACCCGGGCAGGAGCGTTTCCTGGAAGTCTTGCAGGCGATCATGGACGGAGCCCCGGTCTTTGAAGACAAGGTAGAGATTCGGGCCGACAATGGCGAAGAGAAGCTTGTTCTTCTCAGCATCAGCTTTCCCGAAGATCCCGCAGCCTTCAACCGCGTCGTCGTGAGCATGGTCGATGTGACCCAACGTGAAATGGAACTGAAGGCACTGGCCGAAGCGCAGGCCGAGTTGACCAAGGCCTCGAAGGCGGCAACCGTCGGTGCCATGTCCGCATCGCTCGCACACGAACTCAACCAGCCGCTCGGTGCGATCGTCGTCAATTCGCAAACGCTGCTGAGGTGGCTCGACCGCGACCCTCCGGACCTGGCGGCTGTCCGGCGTTCGGCTGAACGCATGATCCGCGACAGCCAGCGTGCGAGCGAGATCATCCAGAACACGCGAAACCTGCTTTCGCCGTCCAACAACAAGCTTGAGGATGTCAGCGTCGAAGGGCTCATCGATGAGACCATGGCGTTGATGGAACACGAGCTCCAGCGGAGTGGTACAACGCTGTTGATGGAGACATCCTCTCGTCTGCCCTCCGTCTCTGCCGTGAAAATCGAGCTGCAACAGGTGCTTATCAACCTGATCACCAACGCCATTCAGGCGATGGACGAAGCGGCAAGTCCGGAACGCACGATCACCATCGCCGCGGAGCGTCCCGATGTCGAGCATGTCTGCGTGGCGGTGCGTGACACCGGGCCAGGCATCACCGATGATGCCAAGGAAAAGCTGTTCGCGCCGTTCTTCACGACTAAGGAAACAGGAATGGGCATGGGTCTGTCCATTTGCCGCACGACTTTGGAAGCGCGTGGCGGAACGCTGGATGGAAACAATCATCCCGAGGGTGGCGCGGTCTTCGAAATGCGCCTGCTGATCAA
- a CDS encoding urea carboxylase-associated family protein encodes MKPQAITPTPIDADARKSIAPVICYPVETLPRPDLRAYQAVRDDLELVDRVTVPARDAATWIVPAGHFCRLRCEEGPQVGDLNLFNANDISERLYTGKTRALNGTHVGLGDQLFSNFPYMRPIATITHDTLDWYGFDEFGGSVHDVIGTRCDPYTHNLLSHGGQYHHCCHSNLTRAVARHLDMPLTQAEQHVHDVLNVFMCTGFTRDTGQYFMKASPVRPGDYLEFFAEIDLLGCMSACPGGDCSAQHSSDVAQCYPLEVEVLRPRRVPEGWAPPAINGYDRTHGA; translated from the coding sequence TTGAAGCCGCAAGCCATAACGCCGACCCCGATTGACGCGGATGCCCGCAAGTCTATCGCACCGGTTATCTGCTACCCGGTCGAGACGCTGCCGCGTCCTGACCTGCGCGCCTATCAGGCCGTTCGCGACGATCTCGAGCTCGTCGACCGTGTTACGGTTCCTGCTCGCGATGCCGCAACCTGGATCGTTCCGGCCGGCCATTTCTGCCGGCTTCGATGCGAGGAAGGGCCGCAGGTCGGCGATCTCAACCTGTTCAACGCGAACGATATCAGCGAGCGCCTCTACACCGGCAAAACGCGGGCCCTGAACGGCACGCATGTCGGGCTAGGCGACCAGCTTTTCTCCAATTTCCCCTATATGCGACCGATCGCGACCATTACCCACGATACGCTCGATTGGTACGGCTTCGACGAGTTCGGCGGTTCCGTCCATGATGTAATCGGTACGCGCTGCGACCCCTATACCCATAATTTGCTCAGCCATGGTGGTCAGTATCATCATTGCTGCCACTCAAATCTCACGCGCGCAGTTGCGCGACACCTGGACATGCCGCTGACGCAGGCGGAACAGCATGTTCACGACGTCCTGAACGTCTTCATGTGCACCGGTTTCACGCGCGATACCGGGCAATACTTCATGAAGGCAAGCCCTGTTCGGCCGGGAGACTACCTGGAGTTCTTTGCCGAGATAGACCTGCTGGGTTGCATGTCCGCGTGCCCGGGCGGCGACTGCTCCGCGCAGCATTCGTCCGATGTGGCGCAATGCTACCCACTTGAGGTCGAAGTGCTCCGCCCCCGCCGCGTGCCCGAAGGCTGGGCTCCGCCCGCGATTAACGGCTATGACCGGACCCATGGCGCCTAA